From a region of the Roseivirga sp. 4D4 genome:
- the ykgO gene encoding type B 50S ribosomal protein L36, producing the protein MKVKASIKKRSADCKVIRRNGKLYVINKKNPRFKQRQG; encoded by the coding sequence ATGAAAGTAAAGGCGTCCATCAAGAAGCGTAGCGCTGATTGTAAGGTAATCCGCAGAAACGGAAAGTTGTACGTGATTAACAAGAAGAATCCTAGATTCAAACAAAGACAAGGATAA
- the infA gene encoding translation initiation factor IF-1 — translation MAKQGSIEQDGTIIEALPNATFRVELENGHVVLAHISGKMRMFYIKILPGDKVKLEMSPYDLTKGRITYRYK, via the coding sequence ATGGCGAAACAAGGATCTATAGAGCAAGACGGAACTATCATTGAGGCATTGCCCAATGCGACCTTCCGTGTTGAATTGGAAAATGGACATGTTGTGCTGGCGCACATCTCAGGTAAAATGAGAATGTTCTATATCAAAATATTACCGGGTGACAAAGTAAAGCTTGAAATGTCGCCTTATGATTTAACAAAGGGTAGAATTACTTACAGGTATAAATAA
- the secY gene encoding preprotein translocase subunit SecY yields the protein MKKFFTTIKNIFSIEELRNRILATLGFLIIFRLGSFVVLPGVDPAALSDTDGGILGILNTLLGGSFSRASLFGLGIMPYISASIVIQLMTVAVPSFQKMQKEGESGRKKITQITRVLTILVTLAQSFGYIKVTIIQQGAVSPNVDPTLFLISSMILLTSGTMFCMWLGEKITDKGIGNGISMLIMIGIISSLPGAAWFEFVETNGISRALFTVVELIVLFFVVVVTVALVQATRRIPVQYAKQVVGGKVYGGQRQFIPLKVNASGVMPIIFAQALMILPTLIGQVWADTNDFALKVTTIFSNPYSWQYNIVFGILIIAFTFFYTAITVNPSSMADDLKRNGGFIPGIKPGKPTSDFIGDVMDRITLPGSIFLAIIAVLPVFARNAGVGDQFALFYGGTSLLIMVGVILDTLQQIESYLLMRHYEGMMKSGKMRGRSQSVAVA from the coding sequence ATGAAGAAATTCTTTACCACCATAAAGAACATTTTTTCCATCGAGGAACTAAGGAATAGAATCCTAGCTACGCTAGGGTTCCTTATCATTTTCAGACTTGGTTCTTTTGTTGTACTTCCAGGAGTTGACCCAGCTGCGCTGAGCGACACAGATGGTGGTATACTTGGTATTTTAAATACATTATTAGGAGGTTCTTTCAGTAGGGCTTCCCTTTTTGGATTAGGTATTATGCCTTACATCTCTGCGTCTATTGTGATTCAGTTGATGACTGTGGCAGTGCCTAGCTTCCAGAAAATGCAAAAAGAGGGAGAATCTGGTCGTAAGAAAATTACACAGATTACAAGAGTACTTACCATTTTGGTGACACTGGCTCAGAGTTTTGGTTACATCAAAGTAACTATCATTCAGCAAGGAGCTGTTTCTCCAAATGTGGACCCTACCCTATTCTTAATCTCTTCAATGATCCTATTAACATCAGGTACAATGTTCTGCATGTGGTTGGGTGAAAAGATTACTGACAAGGGTATAGGTAATGGTATCTCTATGTTGATCATGATTGGTATCATCTCAAGTTTGCCAGGTGCTGCTTGGTTCGAGTTTGTGGAAACCAATGGTATTAGCAGAGCCCTATTTACAGTGGTTGAATTGATCGTATTATTCTTCGTAGTGGTGGTTACAGTTGCACTAGTACAGGCGACAAGAAGAATTCCGGTACAATACGCCAAACAAGTAGTGGGTGGTAAAGTGTATGGCGGACAACGTCAGTTCATTCCTTTGAAAGTGAATGCTTCTGGTGTAATGCCGATAATCTTTGCACAAGCACTTATGATTTTACCAACATTGATTGGTCAGGTTTGGGCAGATACGAATGACTTTGCATTAAAGGTTACAACTATCTTCTCCAATCCATATTCATGGCAATACAATATCGTTTTCGGTATTTTGATTATAGCATTTACATTCTTCTACACAGCGATCACGGTGAACCCATCGAGTATGGCTGACGATCTGAAGAGAAATGGTGGTTTTATCCCAGGTATTAAGCCGGGTAAGCCTACTTCAGACTTCATAGGAGATGTAATGGATAGAATTACATTACCAGGATCTATTTTCTTAGCAATCATCGCAGTATTACCTGTGTTTGCTAGAAATGCGGGTGTTGGTGATCAGTTTGCGTTGTTCTACGGAGGAACGTCCCTACTCATTATGGTAGGTGTAATATTAGATACTTTGCAGCAGATAGAAAGCTACCTTCTTATGAGACATTATGAAGGGATGATGAAGTCAGGCAAGATGAGAGGTAGATCTCAGAGTGTAGCTGTTGCATAA
- the rpsE gene encoding 30S ribosomal protein S5: protein MTQNMKAIKASEIDLKEKVVAIKRVAKVVKGGRRFSFSAIVVVGDGNGVVGYGLGKANEVTDAITKGIDDAKKNLVKVPVFKGTVPHEVLGKFGGGLVLVKPASEGTGVIAGGAMRAVFESAGIQNVLAKSKGSSNPHNVVKATFDALLQMRDPYAVAQQRGVELNTVFNG from the coding sequence ATGACACAGAATATGAAAGCAATTAAGGCTAGTGAAATCGACTTGAAAGAGAAGGTTGTAGCAATAAAGAGAGTTGCCAAAGTGGTAAAAGGTGGTAGAAGATTTAGCTTCTCTGCAATTGTCGTTGTTGGTGACGGAAATGGTGTTGTCGGTTATGGTTTGGGTAAAGCCAACGAGGTAACGGATGCGATTACTAAAGGAATAGATGATGCTAAGAAGAACTTAGTGAAAGTTCCAGTATTCAAAGGGACAGTACCACATGAAGTACTTGGTAAGTTCGGTGGAGGTCTTGTGTTGGTAAAGCCAGCATCTGAAGGTACAGGAGTAATTGCTGGTGGTGCGATGCGTGCAGTATTTGAAAGTGCAGGTATTCAAAACGTACTAGCGAAATCGAAAGGTTCTTCTAACCCACATAACGTGGTGAAGGCTACTTTTGATGCCCTATTGCAAATGAGAGATCCTTACGCTGTTGCACAGCAAAGAGGCGTTGAATTGAACACAGTTTTTAACGGTTAA
- the rpsD gene encoding 30S ribosomal protein S4 yields the protein MARYRGPKAKIARRFNDPIFGHSKALQKKAYPPGQHGRSRRRKQSEYAIQLMEKQKAKYTYGVLERQFANLFDKASAKSGITGEILLQLLETRLDNIVFRLGIAPTRRAARQLVSHKHITINGEVLNIPSYQVKSTDVVGVREKSKSLELITESLGANSVQKYPWLEWNKSEMTGSVINTPAREDIPENIKEQLIVELYSK from the coding sequence ATGGCAAGATATAGAGGTCCAAAGGCTAAAATTGCAAGGAGATTTAATGATCCTATTTTTGGTCACAGCAAAGCATTACAAAAGAAAGCTTATCCTCCAGGCCAACATGGCAGGAGTAGAAGAAGAAAGCAATCTGAATATGCAATCCAGTTAATGGAGAAGCAAAAGGCTAAATACACTTATGGTGTGTTAGAAAGACAGTTTGCAAACCTTTTTGATAAAGCTTCAGCAAAATCGGGTATTACCGGTGAGATCTTACTTCAGTTATTGGAGACAAGACTAGACAACATCGTTTTCAGATTAGGCATTGCACCTACAAGAAGAGCTGCGAGACAATTAGTCTCTCACAAGCACATCACTATCAATGGTGAAGTGTTGAACATCCCTTCTTACCAGGTAAAATCTACTGACGTTGTTGGTGTGAGAGAGAAATCAAAATCTCTTGAGTTGATCACTGAGAGCTTAGGTGCTAATTCAGTACAGAAATACCCTTGGTTAGAGTGGAACAAGTCAGAAATGACTGGTTCGGTAATCAATACGCCTGCTAGAGAAGATATTCCTGAGAATATCAAAGAGCAGCTTATTGTCGAGCTTTACTCTAAATAA
- the map gene encoding type I methionyl aminopeptidase — MIFYKTEEEIELIRESAQILGKAHGEVAKHVKAGVKTKDLDKIAEEFIADHGAKASFKGYNGFPATLCISTNEVVVHGFPSEYELKDGDIISIDCGVFYKGFHSDSAYTYPVGEISPETLSLLKATKESLYKGIEEAKFGNRIGDVAYAVQKYVEDRGYTVVRELVGHGLGRSLHEGPEVPNYGKRGRGPKLNEGLVIAIEPMVNLGARNIVQESDGWTIRTRDRQPSAHYEHTVAIFKDRTEILTTHKYIEEVVKL; from the coding sequence ATGATCTTTTATAAGACTGAAGAAGAAATTGAACTGATTCGTGAAAGTGCCCAGATATTAGGCAAAGCACACGGAGAAGTAGCCAAGCATGTAAAGGCTGGCGTAAAAACAAAAGATCTGGACAAGATAGCTGAAGAGTTTATCGCAGATCATGGAGCCAAAGCTTCCTTTAAAGGATACAATGGATTTCCAGCAACGCTATGTATATCTACGAACGAAGTAGTCGTTCATGGATTTCCTAGCGAGTACGAATTGAAAGACGGTGATATAATCTCTATAGATTGTGGAGTCTTCTACAAAGGTTTTCATAGCGATTCCGCTTATACTTACCCAGTAGGAGAAATTTCCCCCGAGACATTATCCCTTCTTAAAGCAACGAAAGAGTCGTTGTATAAAGGTATTGAAGAGGCCAAGTTTGGTAACAGAATAGGAGATGTAGCCTATGCCGTCCAGAAATATGTGGAAGACAGAGGATACACAGTGGTGAGAGAGCTGGTAGGTCATGGTTTGGGCAGAAGCCTCCATGAAGGACCGGAAGTACCGAACTACGGAAAACGTGGAAGGGGCCCAAAATTGAATGAAGGTTTGGTGATCGCCATTGAACCGATGGTCAATTTGGGAGCCAGAAACATTGTTCAGGAAAGTGATGGATGGACCATTAGAACGAGAGATCGTCAGCCATCGGCACATTATGAGCATACGGTAGCCATCTTCAAGGATAGAACAGAAATATTGACAACGCATAAATACATAGAAGAAGTAGTAAAACTTTAA
- the rpmD gene encoding 50S ribosomal protein L30 yields MAKVIITQVKSTIDRPQRQKRTIQALGLGKINRSVEVELTPQIAGMVNKVNHLVSVKEA; encoded by the coding sequence ATGGCAAAGGTTATTATCACACAAGTAAAAAGCACCATCGACAGACCTCAAAGGCAGAAGAGAACTATTCAAGCCTTGGGTCTAGGCAAAATCAACAGATCTGTTGAAGTTGAATTGACTCCTCAGATTGCTGGAATGGTAAATAAAGTAAATCACCTTGTATCTGTAAAGGAAGCATAA
- the rpsK gene encoding 30S ribosomal protein S11, translating to MAEKRKDKARKRVVQVDALGQAHIKASFNNIIISLTNQQGQVISWASAGKMGFKGSKKNTPYAAQQAAQDCAQKAYELGLRKVEVFVKGPGAGRESAIRTIQNSGIEVTLIRDVTPLPHNGCRPPKRRRV from the coding sequence ATGGCTGAGAAAAGAAAAGATAAAGCAAGAAAGAGAGTAGTACAGGTGGATGCACTTGGACAGGCGCACATCAAGGCGTCTTTCAACAACATCATCATCTCTTTGACCAACCAACAAGGTCAAGTAATCTCTTGGGCTTCGGCAGGAAAGATGGGCTTTAAAGGCTCTAAGAAAAATACCCCATACGCTGCACAACAAGCAGCTCAGGATTGTGCTCAAAAAGCATATGAATTGGGATTAAGAAAAGTAGAAGTCTTTGTAAAAGGACCTGGTGCAGGTAGAGAATCTGCTATCAGAACTATCCAGAACTCTGGTATTGAAGTAACACTCATTAGAGATGTAACACCACTACCACACAATGGATGTCGTCCTCCAAAAAGAAGAAGAGTTTAA
- the rplO gene encoding 50S ribosomal protein L15, with amino-acid sequence MRLNTLKPAEGSTKSSKRIGRGQGSGRGGTSTRGHKGAKSRSGYSRKSGFEGGQMPLQRRVPKFGFTSPNRVEYKAINLDTLQALAEKTGASAITNETLVENGLAAKNDLIKVLGRGELKAKVEVTAHKFSAAATAAIEKAGGTVTNL; translated from the coding sequence ATGAGACTGAATACATTAAAACCTGCAGAAGGTTCTACTAAGAGTAGCAAAAGAATAGGACGTGGCCAAGGTTCTGGTAGAGGTGGTACTTCTACAAGAGGACACAAAGGTGCTAAGTCAAGATCAGGTTATTCACGTAAGTCTGGTTTCGAAGGCGGTCAAATGCCTTTACAGAGACGTGTACCTAAGTTTGGCTTCACAAGCCCGAACAGAGTAGAGTATAAAGCAATCAACCTTGATACACTTCAAGCCTTAGCTGAGAAGACTGGTGCTTCTGCCATTACTAATGAGACATTGGTAGAGAACGGTTTGGCAGCAAAGAACGACTTGATCAAAGTATTAGGAAGAGGCGAATTAAAAGCTAAAGTAGAAGTAACGGCCCACAAATTTTCTGCAGCTGCTACAGCGGCAATAGAAAAGGCAGGAGGAACAGTTACAAACCTTTAA
- the rpsM gene encoding 30S ribosomal protein S13 translates to MARIAGVDIPDHKRSEIGLTYIFGIGRSSANYVLNKAGIDVNTKIGELDDDQQKAIRTIISEEFKIEGVLKSEVQLNIKRLMDIGCYRGLRHRRGLPVRGQHTKNNSRTRKGKRKTVANKKKATK, encoded by the coding sequence ATGGCAAGGATTGCAGGAGTAGATATTCCAGATCACAAGAGATCCGAAATTGGTTTAACATACATTTTCGGTATTGGTCGTAGCTCAGCTAATTATGTGCTGAACAAAGCTGGTATTGATGTAAATACCAAGATTGGTGAACTAGATGATGACCAGCAGAAAGCGATCAGAACTATCATTAGTGAAGAGTTCAAGATCGAAGGTGTGCTTAAGTCTGAAGTGCAATTGAACATCAAGCGATTGATGGATATCGGTTGTTACAGAGGTTTGAGACACAGAAGAGGCTTGCCTGTTCGCGGTCAGCATACTAAGAACAACTCTCGAACTAGAAAAGGTAAGAGAAAGACAGTTGCGAACAAGAAAAAGGCTACTAAATAA